A single region of the Roseivivax sp. THAF197b genome encodes:
- the nusA gene encoding transcription termination factor NusA gives MAITSANQLELLQTAEAVAREKMIDPGLVVEAMEESLARAAKSRYGAEMDIRVKIDRRTGRATFTRVRTVVEDDEVENYQAEFTVDQAKQYMADPKVGDTFEEEVPPVELGRIAAQSAKQVILQKVREAERDRQFEEFKDRAGTIINGVVKREEYGNVIVDIGRGEGILRRNEKIGRESYRPNDRIRCYIKDVRREVRGPQIFLSRTAPEFMAELFKMEVPEIYDGIIEIKAVARDPGSRAKIGVVSYDNSIDPVGACVGMRGSRVQAVVNELQGEKIDIIPWNEDMPTFLVNALQPAEVSKVVLDEDAERIEVVVPDEQLSLAIGRRGQNVRLASQLTGLDIDILTEEEESARRQKEFEERTQLFVAALDVDEFFAQLLVSEGFTNLEEVAYVELDELTVIDGVDEDTAQELQARARDVLEAQAAEALERARALGAEQSLIEFEGLTPQMVEALAKDDVKTLEDFATCADWELAGGWTTVDGQRIKDDGVLEPFEVSLEEAQTMVMTARVLLGWVDPTELEADADAEDGEADEGSQETEEV, from the coding sequence ATGGCCATCACATCCGCCAACCAGCTGGAGCTTCTACAGACCGCAGAAGCCGTCGCGCGGGAAAAGATGATCGACCCCGGTCTCGTGGTCGAGGCGATGGAGGAAAGCCTCGCCCGTGCCGCGAAGTCCCGCTACGGCGCCGAGATGGACATCCGCGTGAAGATCGACCGCCGCACCGGCCGGGCGACCTTCACCCGCGTGCGCACCGTCGTCGAGGATGACGAGGTCGAGAACTACCAGGCCGAGTTCACCGTCGATCAGGCCAAGCAATACATGGCCGATCCCAAGGTCGGCGACACCTTCGAAGAGGAAGTGCCCCCCGTCGAGCTCGGCCGCATCGCCGCGCAATCCGCGAAGCAGGTGATCCTGCAGAAGGTCCGCGAAGCCGAGCGGGACCGTCAGTTCGAAGAGTTCAAGGATCGCGCGGGCACCATCATCAACGGTGTCGTCAAGCGCGAGGAATACGGCAACGTCATCGTCGATATCGGCCGGGGCGAAGGCATCCTGCGCCGCAACGAGAAGATCGGCCGCGAAAGCTACCGTCCCAACGACCGCATCCGCTGCTACATCAAGGATGTGCGCCGTGAGGTCCGGGGCCCGCAGATCTTCCTGTCGCGCACGGCCCCCGAATTCATGGCGGAGCTCTTCAAGATGGAAGTGCCCGAGATCTACGACGGCATCATCGAGATCAAGGCCGTGGCCCGCGATCCCGGCAGCCGCGCGAAGATCGGCGTGGTGTCCTATGACAACTCGATCGACCCCGTGGGCGCCTGCGTCGGTATGCGCGGCTCCCGCGTACAGGCCGTCGTGAACGAGCTTCAGGGCGAAAAGATCGACATCATCCCGTGGAACGAGGACATGCCCACGTTCCTCGTGAACGCGCTGCAGCCCGCCGAGGTCTCCAAGGTGGTTCTCGACGAGGATGCGGAGCGGATCGAGGTCGTCGTGCCCGACGAGCAGCTGTCGCTCGCCATCGGCCGTCGCGGTCAGAACGTGCGTCTGGCCAGCCAGCTGACCGGGCTCGATATCGACATCCTCACCGAGGAAGAGGAATCGGCCCGCCGCCAGAAGGAATTCGAGGAGCGCACGCAGCTCTTCGTGGCCGCGCTCGACGTGGACGAATTCTTCGCCCAGCTCCTGGTTTCCGAAGGCTTCACCAACCTCGAAGAGGTCGCCTATGTGGAGCTTGACGAGCTGACGGTCATCGATGGCGTCGACGAGGATACCGCGCAGGAATTGCAGGCGCGGGCGCGTGACGTGCTGGAAGCGCAAGCCGCCGAGGCGCTGGAGCGCGCGCGCGCGCTTGGTGCCGAGCAGAGCCTCATTGAATTCGAAGGCCTGACACCCCAAATGGTGGAGGCGCTCGCCAAGGATGACGTGAAGACCCTTGAGGACTTCGCGACCTGCGCCGACTGGGAACTGGCCGGTGGCTGGACGACGGTCGACGGGCAGCGCATCAAGGATGATGGCGTGCTCGAACCGTTCGAAGTGAGTCTCGAAGAGGCGCAGACGATGGTCATGACCGCGCGCGTTCTGCTGGGATGGGTCGATCCGACCGAGCTCGAGGCAGATGCGGATGCAGAAGACGGCGAGGCCGATGAGGGCTCGCAAGAGACCGAAGAGGTGTAA
- the infB gene encoding translation initiation factor IF-2, producing the protein MSDNDGKKTLGVRGGPRSGSVKQSFSHGRTKNVVVETKRKRVVVPKTNAGSASKSDAENVASAAQRAAAQASAKRPAGISDAEMERRLKALQAAKARESEEAAKREAEEKARAEERERLRAEKEQKEREQREAEERARQKAEDEERKKREAAEAELRAKAAPDPAAAPDPANAPRGAKPAPAPARKPDRDRDDRGRAPKAKDGGGRRAGKLTVNQALTGGEGGRQKSMAAMKRKQERARQKAMGGPVNREKVVRDVQLPEAITVAELANRMAERVGDVVKSLMNNGIMATQNQSIDQDTAELIIEEFGHKVTRVSDSDVEQVIEQVEDKPEDLQDRAPIITVMGHVDHGKTSLLDAIRKTKVTQGEAGGITQHIGAYQVTTDSGAVLSFLDTPGHAAFTSMRSRGAQVTDIVVLVVAADDAVMPQTIEAINHAKAAKVPMIVAINKIDKPEANPTKVRTDLLQHEVIVEQMSGDVQDVEVSAVSGQGIDELLEAIALQSEILELKANPDRPAQGAVIEAQLDVGRGPVATVLVQNGTLRQGDIFVVGEQWGKVRAMENDQGNRVKEAGPSVPVEVLGLNGTPEAGDVLNVVETEAQAREIAEYRQQVAKDKRAAAGAATTLESLMQQAKENENVSELPVLVKADVQGSAEAIVQALEKVGNEEVRVRVLHYGVGAITETDVGLAEASNAPILGFNVRANASARNSANQKGVELRYYSVIYDLVDDVKAAASGLLSNEIRENFIGYAEIKDTFRVTGVGNVAGCLVTEGVARRSAGVRLLRDDVVIHEGTLKTLKRFKDEVSEVQSGQECGMAFENYDDIRKGDVIEIFTREEVERTLS; encoded by the coding sequence ATGAGCGATAACGACGGCAAGAAGACTTTGGGTGTACGTGGCGGTCCCCGTTCGGGATCGGTGAAGCAGAGCTTCTCTCACGGCCGTACCAAGAACGTCGTGGTCGAGACCAAGCGCAAGCGCGTCGTGGTCCCGAAGACTAATGCGGGATCCGCATCGAAATCCGATGCGGAAAACGTCGCGAGCGCGGCGCAGCGGGCCGCGGCCCAGGCCTCGGCAAAACGACCGGCGGGCATCTCCGACGCGGAGATGGAGCGCCGCCTGAAGGCCCTGCAGGCCGCAAAGGCCCGCGAATCCGAAGAAGCCGCCAAGCGCGAAGCCGAGGAAAAGGCCCGCGCCGAAGAGCGTGAGCGCCTGCGCGCCGAGAAGGAACAGAAAGAGCGCGAGCAGCGCGAAGCCGAGGAGCGTGCGCGCCAGAAGGCCGAGGACGAGGAGCGCAAGAAGCGCGAGGCCGCCGAGGCGGAGCTTCGCGCCAAGGCCGCACCCGATCCGGCAGCGGCGCCCGATCCGGCAAACGCGCCGCGCGGCGCCAAGCCCGCGCCCGCGCCGGCCCGCAAGCCCGACCGGGATCGTGACGATCGCGGTCGCGCGCCCAAGGCCAAGGATGGCGGCGGCCGCCGTGCCGGCAAGCTGACCGTCAACCAGGCCCTGACCGGTGGCGAAGGCGGCCGTCAGAAGTCCATGGCCGCGATGAAGCGCAAGCAGGAGCGTGCACGCCAGAAGGCGATGGGCGGCCCCGTGAACCGCGAGAAGGTCGTGCGTGACGTGCAGCTGCCCGAGGCCATCACCGTGGCCGAGCTTGCCAACCGCATGGCCGAACGTGTGGGTGACGTCGTCAAATCGTTGATGAACAATGGCATCATGGCGACGCAGAACCAAAGCATCGACCAGGACACCGCCGAGCTCATCATCGAGGAATTCGGCCACAAGGTGACCCGCGTCTCCGATTCGGACGTCGAACAGGTGATCGAGCAGGTCGAGGACAAGCCCGAAGACCTGCAGGACCGCGCGCCGATCATCACCGTGATGGGCCATGTCGACCACGGCAAGACCTCGCTTCTGGATGCGATCCGCAAGACCAAAGTGACCCAGGGCGAAGCGGGCGGCATCACGCAGCATATCGGCGCCTACCAGGTGACCACCGATAGCGGCGCGGTCCTGTCCTTCCTCGACACGCCGGGCCACGCGGCCTTCACCTCCATGCGCTCACGCGGTGCGCAGGTGACGGATATCGTCGTGCTCGTGGTGGCCGCGGATGACGCGGTCATGCCGCAGACCATCGAGGCCATCAATCACGCGAAAGCGGCCAAGGTGCCGATGATCGTGGCGATCAACAAGATCGACAAGCCCGAGGCGAACCCGACCAAGGTGCGCACCGACCTTCTGCAGCACGAAGTGATCGTGGAGCAGATGTCGGGCGACGTGCAGGACGTCGAGGTCTCCGCGGTCTCCGGTCAGGGCATCGACGAGCTTCTCGAAGCCATCGCGCTGCAATCCGAGATCCTCGAGCTGAAAGCCAACCCCGACCGTCCCGCACAGGGCGCGGTCATCGAGGCGCAGCTCGATGTGGGCCGTGGCCCGGTCGCCACCGTGCTCGTGCAGAACGGCACCCTGCGCCAGGGCGACATCTTCGTCGTCGGCGAGCAATGGGGCAAGGTGCGCGCGATGGAGAACGACCAGGGCAACCGCGTCAAGGAAGCGGGTCCCTCGGTTCCGGTCGAGGTTCTGGGCCTCAACGGCACGCCCGAGGCAGGCGACGTGCTGAACGTCGTCGAGACCGAGGCGCAGGCGCGCGAAATCGCCGAGTATCGCCAGCAGGTCGCCAAGGACAAGCGCGCCGCTGCCGGTGCCGCAACCACGCTCGAAAGCCTCATGCAGCAGGCCAAGGAGAACGAAAACGTCTCCGAGCTGCCGGTTCTGGTAAAGGCCGACGTGCAGGGCTCCGCGGAGGCCATCGTTCAGGCGCTCGAGAAGGTCGGCAACGAAGAGGTCCGCGTGCGCGTCCTGCATTACGGTGTGGGTGCGATCACCGAGACCGATGTGGGCCTCGCGGAGGCGTCAAACGCGCCGATCCTGGGCTTCAATGTCCGCGCTAATGCCTCGGCCCGGAACTCGGCCAACCAGAAGGGCGTGGAGCTGCGCTATTACAGCGTCATCTACGATCTGGTGGACGACGTGAAAGCGGCGGCCTCTGGGCTTCTGTCGAACGAGATCCGCGAGAACTTCATCGGTTACGCCGAGATCAAGGACACGTTCCGCGTCACCGGCGTCGGCAATGTGGCGGGCTGCCTCGTGACCGAAGGTGTCGCGCGCCGTTCGGCCGGTGTGCGCCTGCTGCGCGACGACGTTGTGATCCACGAAGGCACGCTGAAGACGCTGAAGCGCTTCAAGGATGAAGTGTCCGAAGTGCAGTCCGGCCAGGAATGCGGCATGGCCTTCGAGAATTACGACGACATCCGCAAGGGTGACGTGATCGAAATCTTCACCCGCGAAGAGGTGGAGCGGACGCTGAGCTGA
- a CDS encoding FAD-dependent oxidoreductase, whose translation MKTHVKALVVGGGAVGTSIAYHLARAGWEDVMLLERDELTSGSTWHAAGLLPYFNMSFATTHIHDYSIKFYKTLEEETGLNAGFSVVGNLRMAQTKARMDEYMVYATTAETCGVPYEWMTPAQIKERWPLVNTDDLEGAIYHPTDGYINPADVTMAMAKGARQRGVSIERKWQVDGYHWTGDHWEVTVTKTVEKGGNLVPSEEQMVIHAEHVVTATGNHAQRTAKLLGIKSAAIPVEHQFIVTEPDPALVEYRKTHGEHPVLRDADAKWYVREERGGWILGPYERNAPARFAYGVPDSFRADLFPLDLERIEEEYMSMIHRIPSSEEVGLKDDYNGPICYTPDGNPLIGPAPGLRNMWLAEGFSFGITAAGGAGYYLAQLMVEGEAEIDMASLDPKRFGDWQTTEYAIKKNEEAYEHVYILHHPDEERPAARPLRTAPNYDRQKALGAQFGCVNGWERPNYYGPVDAPEDFDHDARSFRRGGWWEYAKAEAEAIRNGVGIIDATAFAKHVVKGPGAAAFMDWFTCNKLPKVGRINLTYALTGAGTTRTEYTVVRLAEDSFYLVSAGAWQAYDSDYLKKAAEDKAGDFGYIEVQDVTTQWGVFAIAGPKTRDVLNQLVRDAEPETVLSNKRFPWLSCRDIELGMVPVRAIRVAYTGELGWELHHPIEMSTHLWDRIMEAGAPFGLKPVGARAQNWLRQEKSYRAFGNELGRDATPLEADLPRFVDLSKDFHGKAEMEAKGIRSKCVTVLIDGPADADPWGREALYLEDGTRVGRLTSGGYSVAFGKSIGMGYVKPEVAQTGQALKVKMFDQLWDAVITEDSPYDPSNATIRQDG comes from the coding sequence ATGAAAACGCATGTGAAAGCGCTCGTCGTCGGCGGCGGCGCCGTCGGCACCTCCATCGCCTACCATCTCGCCCGCGCGGGCTGGGAGGATGTGATGCTTCTCGAACGCGACGAGCTGACGTCTGGCTCGACATGGCATGCAGCGGGTCTTCTGCCCTATTTCAACATGTCCTTCGCGACCACGCATATCCACGACTACTCGATCAAGTTCTACAAGACGCTCGAGGAAGAGACCGGCCTCAATGCGGGCTTCTCGGTCGTGGGCAACCTGCGCATGGCCCAAACGAAGGCGCGCATGGACGAATACATGGTCTATGCCACGACCGCCGAGACCTGCGGCGTGCCCTACGAGTGGATGACGCCCGCGCAGATCAAGGAGCGCTGGCCGCTGGTCAACACCGACGATCTCGAAGGCGCGATCTACCACCCGACGGACGGCTACATTAACCCCGCCGACGTCACCATGGCGATGGCCAAGGGCGCGCGGCAACGGGGCGTTTCGATTGAACGCAAATGGCAGGTCGACGGCTATCACTGGACCGGCGATCACTGGGAAGTCACGGTCACCAAAACGGTCGAAAAGGGCGGCAACCTCGTGCCCTCCGAGGAACAGATGGTCATCCATGCCGAGCATGTCGTGACCGCCACTGGAAACCACGCGCAGCGCACGGCGAAACTGTTGGGCATCAAGTCGGCGGCCATCCCGGTCGAGCACCAATTCATCGTGACCGAGCCCGACCCGGCGCTCGTCGAGTACCGCAAGACCCATGGCGAGCATCCGGTGCTGCGCGATGCGGATGCCAAGTGGTACGTCCGCGAAGAGCGCGGCGGCTGGATTCTGGGCCCTTATGAGCGCAACGCGCCCGCGCGCTTTGCCTACGGCGTGCCTGACTCGTTCCGGGCGGACCTCTTCCCCCTCGATCTGGAGCGGATCGAAGAGGAATACATGTCGATGATCCATCGCATCCCCTCCTCGGAAGAGGTGGGCCTGAAGGACGACTATAACGGTCCCATTTGCTACACGCCTGACGGCAATCCGCTGATCGGTCCCGCGCCGGGCCTGCGCAACATGTGGCTGGCCGAGGGCTTTTCCTTCGGGATCACGGCGGCGGGTGGTGCCGGCTATTACCTCGCCCAACTCATGGTCGAGGGCGAGGCCGAGATCGACATGGCCTCGCTCGATCCCAAGCGCTTCGGCGATTGGCAGACCACCGAATACGCCATCAAGAAGAACGAAGAGGCGTATGAGCATGTCTACATTCTGCACCATCCCGACGAGGAACGCCCCGCCGCGCGGCCCCTGCGCACCGCGCCCAATTATGACCGGCAGAAGGCGCTGGGCGCGCAATTCGGCTGCGTGAACGGATGGGAGCGGCCCAACTATTACGGACCTGTCGATGCGCCCGAGGATTTCGACCACGACGCGCGCAGCTTCCGCCGCGGGGGCTGGTGGGAATACGCCAAGGCCGAGGCCGAGGCGATCCGGAACGGCGTCGGCATCATCGACGCGACGGCCTTCGCCAAGCACGTGGTGAAAGGGCCGGGGGCTGCGGCCTTCATGGATTGGTTCACCTGCAACAAGCTGCCAAAGGTCGGCCGGATCAACCTGACCTATGCGCTGACCGGGGCGGGCACGACGCGCACCGAATATACCGTAGTGCGTCTGGCCGAAGACAGCTTCTACCTTGTCTCCGCAGGCGCGTGGCAGGCCTATGACAGCGATTACCTGAAGAAGGCCGCCGAAGATAAGGCCGGGGATTTCGGCTATATCGAAGTGCAGGACGTGACCACGCAATGGGGCGTCTTCGCCATTGCCGGACCCAAGACGCGCGATGTGCTCAACCAGCTTGTCCGCGATGCGGAGCCTGAAACGGTCCTGTCGAACAAGCGCTTCCCCTGGCTCAGCTGCCGCGACATCGAGCTTGGCATGGTGCCGGTCCGCGCGATCCGCGTGGCCTATACCGGGGAGCTTGGCTGGGAGCTGCATCACCCCATCGAGATGTCGACGCATCTCTGGGACCGGATCATGGAAGCGGGTGCGCCGTTTGGGCTGAAACCCGTGGGCGCTCGTGCGCAGAACTGGCTCCGGCAGGAGAAGTCCTACCGCGCTTTCGGCAACGAGCTTGGCCGGGATGCGACACCATTGGAGGCCGATCTGCCGCGCTTCGTGGACCTGTCCAAGGACTTCCATGGCAAGGCCGAGATGGAGGCCAAGGGCATCCGGTCGAAATGCGTCACGGTCCTGATCGACGGGCCCGCCGATGCCGATCCCTGGGGCCGCGAAGCGCTCTATCTCGAGGATGGCACGCGGGTCGGGCGGCTGACCTCGGGCGGCTATTCGGTGGCCTTCGGCAAGTCGATCGGCATGGGCTACGTCAAGCCCGAGGTCGCTCAGACGGGCCAGGCGCTGAAGGTCAAGATGTTCGACCAGCTCTGGGATGCCGTCATCACCGAAGACAGTCCCTACGATCCGTCGAACGCCACGATCCGTCAGGACGGCTGA
- a CDS encoding RNA-binding protein — MSRGGRTKDRDDGPERRCIASGDSQPVSGLVRFVVGPDGMVVPDIAGKLPGRGIWVAADRAAMDKAVAKKLFSRAAKQAVTLPDGLTDMVEKMLTQRVIDLISLARKSGNAVSGYEKVKDWLQKEEAEVLIQAEDGSARGKTKLSTPHFGSYIGWLGAEELGQAFGRDKVVHAALGAGGLTKRVVEDAQRLKGMRVDVKTRDAATGVVGKDKRAS, encoded by the coding sequence ATGAGCCGAGGGGGCCGAACCAAGGATCGGGACGACGGGCCGGAACGGCGCTGCATCGCCAGTGGCGATTCGCAGCCCGTCTCTGGACTCGTGCGCTTCGTGGTCGGCCCCGACGGCATGGTTGTGCCTGATATCGCGGGCAAATTGCCCGGACGCGGTATCTGGGTTGCGGCGGATCGGGCCGCGATGGATAAAGCTGTGGCGAAAAAGCTCTTTTCTCGTGCGGCAAAACAGGCCGTGACGCTGCCCGACGGGTTGACGGACATGGTCGAGAAAATGCTCACGCAACGGGTGATCGACCTGATCAGCCTTGCGCGAAAGTCGGGCAACGCGGTGTCCGGCTATGAGAAGGTGAAGGACTGGCTTCAGAAAGAGGAAGCAGAGGTTCTGATCCAGGCCGAGGATGGCTCGGCCCGCGGAAAAACAAAGCTCTCCACCCCGCATTTCGGCAGCTATATCGGCTGGCTCGGGGCGGAGGAGCTGGGGCAGGCCTTCGGGCGCGATAAAGTGGTGCACGCGGCGCTCGGCGCTGGCGGTCTCACGAAACGTGTTGTAGAGGATGCCCAACGTCTCAAGGGTATGCGCGTTGATGTGAAGACGCGCGATGCGGCGACAGGGGTCGTCGGAAAGGATAAGAGAGCTTCATGA
- a CDS encoding HU family DNA-binding protein, which translates to MAKPMTKTQLVAALAEEMDSDKKSAGEALDAITSIITREVAGGGAVTLPGVGKIYCRERPERMVRNPATGEQFKKEADKQVKMTIAKALKDSVNG; encoded by the coding sequence ATGGCGAAGCCCATGACCAAGACCCAGCTCGTTGCCGCACTCGCGGAAGAGATGGACAGCGACAAGAAATCCGCAGGCGAGGCACTGGACGCCATCACCAGCATCATCACGCGCGAAGTCGCAGGCGGCGGTGCCGTGACCCTGCCCGGCGTCGGCAAGATCTACTGCCGCGAGCGCCCCGAGCGCATGGTCCGCAACCCCGCGACCGGCGAGCAGTTCAAGAAAGAGGCCGACAAGCAGGTCAAGATGACCATCGCCAAGGCCCTCAAGGACAGCGTCAACGGCTAA
- the rimP gene encoding ribosome maturation factor RimP, which produces MTDLIAKTSMDKRIAEIAQPVIEDMGFELVRVRLQGGKTPLLQIMAERPQGGIEVDECAEISTALSATLDVEDPILDAYTLEVSSPGIDRPLTRLKDFETFEGYEVKLETHELIDGQRRFKGVLAGVEGSEVLVNIEAGTVGLQFDWLSDAKLVLTDELIREMLKARKAQAIDEKKYDEIEADDGQTEE; this is translated from the coding sequence ATGACCGATCTGATCGCGAAGACATCCATGGACAAGCGCATCGCCGAGATCGCCCAGCCGGTGATCGAGGATATGGGCTTCGAGCTCGTGCGCGTGCGTCTCCAGGGCGGCAAGACGCCGCTCCTGCAGATCATGGCCGAGCGGCCCCAGGGTGGTATCGAAGTCGATGAATGCGCGGAAATCTCGACCGCGCTGTCCGCGACGCTCGACGTGGAGGACCCGATCCTCGATGCCTACACGCTTGAGGTGTCCTCGCCCGGCATCGACCGGCCGCTCACCCGCCTGAAGGATTTCGAGACCTTTGAGGGCTACGAGGTCAAGCTCGAGACGCATGAGCTCATTGACGGGCAGCGGCGCTTCAAAGGCGTGCTGGCCGGGGTCGAAGGCAGCGAAGTGCTCGTGAATATCGAGGCGGGCACCGTGGGTCTGCAATTCGATTGGCTGTCCGATGCCAAACTGGTTCTGACGGACGAGCTCATCCGCGAGATGCTGAAAGCCCGCAAGGCCCAGGCAATCGACGAGAAGAAGTACGACGAAATCGAGGCCGACGACGGCCAAACCGAGGAGTAA
- the mutT gene encoding 8-oxo-dGTP diphosphatase MutT: MKTVLVSAVALIDVDGRVLLAQRPEGKSMAGLWEFPGGKVEQGETPEAALIRELHEELGIDTWASCLAPLTFASHSYESFHLLMPLFACRKWEGIPQPREGQVLKWAHARELSDYPMPPADVPIIPILRDWL; the protein is encoded by the coding sequence ATGAAAACCGTTCTCGTCTCTGCCGTCGCGCTGATCGATGTCGATGGCCGCGTGCTTCTGGCGCAGCGGCCCGAGGGCAAGTCGATGGCGGGCCTTTGGGAATTCCCGGGCGGCAAGGTCGAGCAAGGGGAGACGCCCGAGGCGGCCCTGATCCGGGAGCTGCACGAGGAGCTCGGGATCGACACATGGGCATCCTGTCTCGCGCCGCTGACCTTCGCCTCGCATTCCTATGAGAGCTTCCACCTGCTCATGCCGCTCTTCGCCTGCCGGAAATGGGAGGGCATTCCGCAGCCGCGCGAGGGCCAGGTGCTAAAATGGGCACACGCGCGGGAATTGTCGGACTATCCGATGCCGCCCGCGGATGTGCCGATCATTCCGATCCTGCGGGATTGGTTGTAA
- a CDS encoding AMP nucleosidase, with amino-acid sequence MQDYMGGVELVTPDAPEPAFFDSAEAAVDRLCALYELATEFLCERFQAAIENGHPGVRYRAFYPEVRIATTSFAKVDSRLAFGHVAAPGVHATSITRPDLFRAYLIQQIGLLIENHAVPVQVGLSDTPMPVHFAVANRAGVTVPQEGAADFILRDVFDVPDLGTTNDDIVNGLAKPKADGTEPLAPFTAQRVDYSLARLAHYTATDPAHFQNHVLFTNYQFYVTEFEAYARAALADPESGYTSFVSTGDAEITDPEAPLPDSPKMPQMPTYHLKRANGSGITLVNIGVGPSNAKTATDHIAVLRPHAWIMVGHCAGLRNSQSLGDFVLAHAYLREDRVLDHDLPVWVPIPALAEIQTSLEKAVAVETELEGYDLKRVMRTGTVASVDNRNWELRETHGPVQRLSQSRAIALDMESATIAANGFRFRVPYGTLLCVSDKPLHGELKLPGMASDFYKTQVTRHLRIGIRAMEVLREMPLARIHSRKLRSFEETAFL; translated from the coding sequence ATGCAGGATTACATGGGCGGGGTGGAACTGGTCACGCCGGACGCACCGGAACCTGCGTTTTTCGACAGCGCGGAAGCGGCGGTGGACCGGCTCTGCGCGCTTTACGAGTTGGCCACGGAATTCCTCTGCGAACGCTTTCAGGCGGCCATCGAGAACGGGCATCCAGGCGTGCGCTACCGCGCGTTTTATCCCGAAGTGCGCATCGCCACGACGAGCTTTGCCAAGGTCGACAGCCGTCTGGCTTTCGGCCATGTGGCGGCCCCCGGCGTGCACGCGACCTCGATCACCCGGCCGGACCTGTTCCGCGCCTATCTGATCCAACAGATCGGCCTTCTGATCGAGAACCACGCCGTGCCCGTGCAGGTCGGCCTGTCGGACACGCCGATGCCGGTGCATTTCGCCGTGGCCAACCGGGCGGGCGTGACCGTGCCGCAGGAAGGGGCTGCGGATTTCATCCTGCGCGACGTCTTCGACGTGCCGGATCTCGGGACGACCAACGACGATATCGTCAACGGGCTCGCCAAGCCGAAGGCGGACGGGACGGAGCCGCTTGCCCCCTTCACCGCGCAGCGGGTGGATTACTCGCTGGCGCGGCTTGCGCATTATACCGCGACCGATCCCGCGCATTTTCAGAACCACGTTCTGTTCACCAACTACCAGTTCTACGTCACCGAATTCGAAGCCTATGCCCGCGCGGCTCTGGCCGATCCCGAAAGCGGCTACACGAGCTTCGTCTCGACCGGCGATGCGGAAATCACCGATCCCGAAGCGCCCCTGCCCGACAGCCCCAAGATGCCGCAGATGCCGACCTATCACCTGAAGCGCGCCAACGGCTCGGGCATCACGCTGGTCAATATCGGCGTGGGGCCGTCGAACGCGAAGACGGCGACGGACCACATCGCGGTGCTGCGCCCGCATGCCTGGATCATGGTGGGCCATTGCGCGGGTCTAAGGAATTCGCAATCGCTCGGCGATTTCGTGCTGGCCCATGCCTATCTGCGCGAAGATCGCGTGCTCGATCACGATCTGCCGGTCTGGGTGCCGATCCCCGCACTGGCCGAGATCCAGACCTCGCTCGAGAAGGCGGTTGCGGTCGAGACCGAGCTTGAGGGCTATGATCTCAAGCGCGTGATGCGCACCGGCACCGTGGCCAGCGTCGACAATCGCAATTGGGAGCTGCGCGAAACCCATGGCCCCGTGCAGCGCCTGTCGCAGTCGCGCGCCATCGCGCTCGATATGGAAAGCGCGACCATCGCCGCGAACGGCTTCCGCTTCCGGGTGCCCTACGGCACGCTTTTGTGTGTCTCGGACAAGCCGCTGCATGGCGAATTGAAGCTGCCGGGCATGGCGTCGGACTTCTACAAGACGCAGGTCACCCGGCATTTGCGGATCGGAATCCGGGCCATGGAGGTGCTGCGAGAGATGCCTCTGGCACGGATTCACAGCCGAAAACTGCGCAGTTTCGAAGAAACAGCCTTCCTTTGA